From Candidatus Binatia bacterium, one genomic window encodes:
- a CDS encoding efflux RND transporter periplasmic adaptor subunit produces MSTPPNTPLSSELASLKIASGDRTRKPKSGARRIWILVAIVAVVIVAGFGWYATNEAEEVQIGYAKVVQPGAASGLPGLSGSGYVVTGDRYVSVGVRVPGRIERYFIEEGQSVSENDALVQLDDRDYRAALRSAEAALSVAHANLGLAQSELRRGDALRTGKILSMQEFDILKNKEAVAQATVVQLEAQVEQAQVNLEYTTLRAPTQGVVLAKLKEVGEIAVPGGFAGSGDLVRLANLSDMRAEVDVNEADLNRVALGGRAVVAPDAYPDAKYDARVVKLYPQVNRQKGTLRVEVQIQQPDDRLLPDMSARVTFLAKEAEPASPNAAPTVWIPNSAVRTENGTSFVWRVVGGQTSRVDIEVAGRGDGRTRVASGLTGGEAVVTSSTALRNGQSVTAVEG; encoded by the coding sequence ATGTCGACACCCCCGAACACCCCCCTGAGCTCCGAGCTCGCGTCCCTGAAGATCGCCTCGGGGGATCGGACACGGAAGCCCAAAAGCGGCGCGCGACGAATCTGGATCCTCGTCGCGATCGTCGCGGTCGTCATCGTGGCGGGGTTCGGATGGTACGCTACGAACGAGGCCGAGGAAGTTCAGATCGGGTACGCCAAGGTCGTCCAGCCCGGCGCGGCGAGTGGTCTGCCGGGCCTCTCCGGCTCCGGCTACGTCGTGACTGGCGACCGCTACGTGTCCGTAGGTGTCCGCGTTCCGGGACGAATCGAGCGCTACTTCATTGAAGAGGGCCAGAGCGTCTCGGAGAATGACGCCCTGGTCCAGCTCGACGACCGGGACTATCGCGCCGCGCTGCGAAGCGCCGAGGCGGCGCTCTCGGTGGCACACGCGAACCTCGGACTCGCTCAATCGGAGCTACGTCGCGGCGACGCCCTTCGAACCGGCAAGATCCTGTCGATGCAGGAGTTCGACATCCTGAAGAACAAGGAAGCCGTCGCACAGGCCACCGTCGTCCAGCTCGAGGCTCAAGTCGAGCAGGCACAGGTAAACCTCGAGTACACGACTCTACGCGCACCGACCCAAGGAGTGGTCCTGGCCAAGCTGAAGGAGGTCGGCGAGATCGCCGTCCCCGGCGGGTTCGCCGGCTCGGGCGACCTCGTCCGCCTCGCGAACTTGAGCGACATGCGCGCAGAGGTCGACGTGAACGAAGCCGACTTGAACCGGGTCGCCCTCGGTGGCCGCGCCGTCGTCGCTCCCGACGCGTACCCGGATGCGAAGTACGACGCCCGCGTCGTGAAGCTTTACCCGCAGGTCAACCGACAGAAAGGCACGCTGCGCGTGGAGGTCCAGATCCAGCAGCCCGACGATCGCCTCTTACCCGACATGAGCGCCCGCGTGACCTTCCTGGCGAAGGAAGCCGAGCCCGCATCGCCCAACGCAGCTCCGACCGTCTGGATCCCCAACTCCGCAGTCCGCACGGAGAACGGAACGTCCTTCGTATGGCGCGTCGTCGGCGGCCAGACGAGCCGAGTTGACATCGAAGTCGCCGGCAGGGGGGACGGACGCACGCGCGTCGCGAGCGGCCTCACCGGTGGCGAGGCCGTCGTCACGAGCAGCACCGCGCTTCGAAACGGCCAATCCGTCACGGCCGTCGAAGGCTAG
- a CDS encoding ABC transporter permease: protein MTLPLSYSWRNVRARPMRSLLTASVIALVVLACTLLMGLISSMQRTFTETGHELNLIVLRKGSDNDGSSQMPLEAFQAVRYLDGIARRGEDNAPMISPELVVQPFFRTRDGGRENVLVRGVERVALDVHHQVQINDGRMFEPSAGEAIIGRGVANRYEGAELGSEIEFGRGRWKVVGIFDANSTSFESEVWVDVRELANDAKRTMPFSGVRIRAASKADMDALERRIDDDPRYALDAQAELLYYAEQSTASGTLYIIVVAVAILAGVGASFGAANTMYAAVQTRTAEIGTLRALGFSRGSILWAFQAEAVFLALIGFLLGAVGAIIAAEVLSSALGGVAMSAETFTTSLIHVSVDGGNLIGALVLSLAIGMASGFGPAWRAARLAPIEALRKA, encoded by the coding sequence ATGACGCTGCCCCTCTCCTACAGCTGGCGGAACGTGCGGGCGCGCCCCATGCGGAGCCTCCTCACGGCGAGCGTCATCGCACTCGTCGTGCTCGCATGCACCCTTCTCATGGGGCTGATCTCGAGCATGCAGCGTACGTTCACCGAGACCGGACACGAGCTGAACCTGATCGTCCTTCGCAAAGGCTCGGACAACGACGGATCCAGCCAGATGCCCCTCGAGGCCTTCCAGGCCGTGCGCTACCTGGACGGCATCGCGCGGCGCGGCGAAGACAACGCTCCCATGATCTCGCCCGAGCTCGTCGTGCAGCCCTTCTTCCGCACCCGTGACGGTGGCCGGGAGAACGTTCTCGTGCGCGGGGTCGAGCGCGTGGCTCTCGACGTCCATCACCAGGTCCAGATCAACGACGGGCGGATGTTCGAGCCCAGCGCAGGCGAAGCCATCATCGGGCGCGGTGTCGCAAACCGATACGAAGGCGCGGAGCTGGGCAGCGAGATCGAGTTCGGGCGCGGCCGGTGGAAGGTCGTCGGAATCTTCGATGCCAACTCGACCTCGTTCGAGAGCGAGGTGTGGGTCGACGTGCGCGAGCTCGCAAACGACGCCAAACGAACGATGCCCTTCTCCGGCGTCCGAATCCGCGCCGCATCGAAGGCCGACATGGACGCGCTCGAGCGCCGGATCGACGACGACCCCCGGTACGCCCTGGATGCACAGGCAGAGCTGCTCTACTACGCCGAGCAGTCCACTGCGTCCGGAACGCTCTACATCATCGTCGTCGCCGTCGCGATCCTGGCCGGGGTCGGTGCCTCCTTCGGTGCGGCGAATACGATGTACGCAGCCGTGCAGACGCGGACCGCCGAGATCGGGACTCTCCGCGCCCTCGGATTCTCCCGCGGCTCGATCCTCTGGGCTTTCCAAGCCGAGGCCGTCTTTCTGGCCCTCATCGGCTTCCTCCTCGGCGCCGTCGGCGCGATCATCGCAGCCGAAGTCCTGAGCTCTGCGCTCGGCGGTGTCGCCATGAGCGCCGAAACCTTCACGACGAGCCTGATCCACGTCTCGGTCGACGGCGGGAACCTGATTGGCGCACTCGTTCTCTCCCTCGCAATCGGCATGGCTTCCGGTTTCGGCCCCGCGTGGCGCGCAGCGCGACTCGCTCCGATAGAAGCGCTACGGAAGGCCTGA